Proteins co-encoded in one Cupriavidus metallidurans CH34 genomic window:
- a CDS encoding ABC transporter permease: MTSKPRRTAYWLQLTLTLAVCAFMTVPVVLSVLAGLTNNIFVGLSSGLTTRWLVEVWSLYRNTIFLSLGIALACLACTLVIGVPAAYYMALRRNRVTRLIEELLMLPVAVPGLATALGLILLYGGWQALRTSWVFILIGHVLFTLPFMVRSVLAILSAIDIRTIEDAAASLGATRLQRFFTVVLPNCRQGILAGALMVVTLSVGEFNLTWMLHTPTTQTLPVGLADSYASMRLEIGSAYTIVFFVMIIPLLVFMQALSALGARARRHAPPPEATAELPMTAVPQSAETRHA, encoded by the coding sequence ATGACTTCAAAACCCCGCCGCACCGCCTATTGGCTGCAACTGACACTCACACTCGCGGTCTGCGCGTTCATGACGGTGCCCGTGGTGCTGTCCGTGCTGGCCGGCCTGACCAACAACATCTTTGTCGGCCTATCGAGCGGCCTGACTACCCGCTGGCTGGTCGAAGTCTGGTCGCTCTACCGCAACACGATCTTTCTTTCGCTGGGTATCGCGCTGGCCTGTCTGGCCTGCACCCTCGTGATCGGCGTGCCGGCCGCGTACTACATGGCGCTGCGGCGCAACCGCGTGACCCGGCTGATCGAGGAACTGCTGATGCTGCCCGTCGCCGTGCCTGGGCTGGCCACTGCACTGGGCTTGATCCTGCTTTACGGCGGCTGGCAGGCACTGCGGACGAGCTGGGTGTTTATCCTGATCGGACACGTGCTGTTCACGCTGCCGTTCATGGTCCGATCGGTGCTGGCGATTCTCTCCGCCATTGACATCCGCACGATCGAGGATGCTGCCGCGAGTCTGGGCGCCACGCGCCTGCAGCGCTTCTTCACGGTGGTGCTGCCCAATTGCCGCCAGGGCATCCTGGCCGGCGCGCTGATGGTGGTGACGTTGTCGGTGGGCGAATTCAACCTGACGTGGATGCTCCATACGCCCACCACGCAAACGCTCCCGGTTGGGCTGGCCGACAGCTACGCGTCCATGCGGCTGGAAATCGGCTCGGCCTACACCATCGTCTTCTTCGTGATGATCATTCCGCTGCTGGTGTTCATGCAGGCGCTGAGCGCGTTGGGCGCGCGTGCCCGCCGCCACGCTCCCCCACCTGAAGCCACCGCAGAACTGCCGATGACTGCCGTACCCCAATCCGCCGAGACCCGCCATGCATGA
- a CDS encoding ABC transporter substrate-binding protein has translation MSTQSFWRRPLRWLAITATAAAFSQGVAAQTAICYNCPPEWADWAAQIRAIKEKTGITVPLDNKNSGQSLAQLVAERASPVADVTYLGVTFGIQAKADGVTQGYKPANWNDIPDGLKDPQGNWFAIHSGTLGFMVNVDALRGKPVPQSWADLLKPEYKGLIGYLDPASAFVGYVGAVAVNQAMGGTLDNFGPAFKYFRELQKNQPIVPKQTAYARVLSGEIPILLDYDFNAYRAKYKDHANVAFVIPKEGTLVVPYVMSLVNNAPHATEGRKVLDFVLSDQGQALWANAYLRPVRNVPMPKDVQSRFLPAAEYARAKPVDFGKMAQVQKAFSEQYLKEVR, from the coding sequence ATGTCGACGCAATCCTTCTGGCGCCGTCCGCTGCGCTGGCTGGCCATCACCGCAACCGCCGCGGCCTTCAGCCAGGGCGTGGCCGCGCAAACCGCCATCTGCTACAACTGCCCGCCCGAATGGGCCGACTGGGCCGCGCAGATCCGCGCGATCAAGGAAAAGACCGGCATCACCGTGCCACTCGACAACAAGAACTCCGGCCAGTCGCTGGCGCAGCTGGTTGCCGAGCGCGCCAGCCCGGTGGCCGACGTGACCTACTTGGGCGTGACGTTCGGCATCCAGGCCAAGGCCGATGGCGTGACGCAAGGGTACAAGCCGGCCAACTGGAACGACATTCCCGACGGTCTCAAGGACCCGCAGGGCAACTGGTTCGCGATCCACTCCGGCACGCTCGGTTTCATGGTTAACGTCGACGCACTGCGTGGCAAGCCCGTGCCGCAGTCATGGGCCGACTTGCTCAAGCCGGAATACAAGGGCCTGATCGGCTACCTCGACCCGGCCAGCGCCTTCGTCGGCTATGTGGGCGCCGTGGCGGTGAATCAGGCAATGGGTGGCACGCTGGACAACTTTGGCCCGGCCTTCAAGTACTTCCGCGAGTTGCAGAAGAACCAGCCGATCGTGCCGAAGCAGACCGCCTATGCGCGCGTGCTGTCTGGCGAGATTCCCATCCTGCTCGACTATGACTTCAACGCCTATCGCGCCAAGTACAAGGATCACGCCAACGTGGCGTTCGTGATTCCGAAGGAAGGCACGCTGGTGGTGCCCTACGTGATGAGCCTGGTCAACAACGCGCCCCATGCCACCGAAGGCCGCAAGGTGCTTGATTTCGTGCTGTCCGACCAGGGCCAGGCGCTGTGGGCCAACGCCTACCTTCGCCCGGTGCGTAACGTGCCGATGCCGAAGGACGTGCAGTCGCGCTTCCTGCCCGCCGCCGAGTACGCTCGCGCCAAGCCGGTCGACTTCGGCAAGATGGCTCAGGTGCAGAAAGCCTTCAGCGAGCAGTACCTGAAGGAAGTCCGCTGA
- a CDS encoding ABC transporter permease — MTRRSPALFLFALPALVVFLAFFCLPMARLIEVSLTGKDGAGVYWTVLTSGRYLHSLMVTVLLSALVTLATLVIAGISGTFLQRHPVPGKPVLVAMLTFPLAFPGVVIGFMVIMLGGRNGLLASIGDALTGERWTFAYGLAGLFVGYLYFSIPRVILTVMAAVDKLDTSLEEAARSLGASRWHVVRDVMLPALMPAMLSSGAICFATSMGAFGTAFTLATQLDVLPLTIYNEFTNYANFGMAAALSILLGAVTWMLLALARWYSGDAVAATA, encoded by the coding sequence ATGACCAGACGATCCCCCGCCCTCTTCCTGTTCGCGCTGCCCGCGCTCGTCGTGTTCCTGGCGTTCTTCTGCCTGCCGATGGCACGGCTGATCGAAGTCAGCCTGACCGGCAAGGACGGCGCGGGGGTCTACTGGACCGTGCTGACCAGCGGCCGCTACCTGCACAGCCTGATGGTGACCGTGCTGCTCTCGGCGCTGGTCACGCTGGCGACGCTGGTGATCGCCGGCATATCGGGCACGTTCCTGCAACGCCATCCGGTGCCGGGCAAACCAGTGCTGGTGGCAATGCTGACGTTTCCGCTGGCCTTCCCAGGTGTGGTGATCGGCTTCATGGTCATCATGCTTGGGGGCCGCAACGGCCTGCTGGCTTCGATTGGCGATGCGCTGACCGGCGAACGCTGGACCTTCGCCTATGGCCTCGCCGGCCTGTTCGTTGGCTACCTGTACTTCTCGATTCCGCGCGTGATCCTGACGGTGATGGCCGCCGTCGACAAGCTCGACACCTCGCTGGAGGAAGCGGCGCGCTCGCTCGGCGCCAGCCGCTGGCACGTGGTGCGCGACGTGATGCTGCCTGCGCTGATGCCGGCCATGCTGTCGAGCGGCGCAATCTGCTTTGCCACCAGCATGGGCGCGTTCGGCACGGCCTTCACGCTGGCCACCCAGCTCGACGTGCTGCCGCTGACGATCTACAACGAGTTCACCAACTACGCGAACTTCGGCATGGCCGCCGCCCTGTCGATCCTGCTTGGTGCTGTCACCTGGATGCTGCTGGCGCTGGCCCGCTGGTACTCCGGCGATGCGGTCGCCGCTACCGCCTAG